A window of Sphingorhabdus lacus contains these coding sequences:
- a CDS encoding putative DNA modification/repair radical SAM protein has product MTQLQVTEKLAILADAAKYDASCASSGTVKRSSSKSGGIGSTEGMGICHAYAPDGRCISLLKILLTNSCIFDCHYCINRKSSNVRRARFTPKEVVDLTLNFYKRNYIEGLFLSSGIIKSSNYTMEQIVEVARSLREDHDFRGYIHLKTIPDADPEFLEAAGRHADRLSINVELPTREGLNRLAPEKSEERIEGAMGGLKTSILDGRDAKKKYRSAPNFAPAGQSTQMIVGADAATDSDIVRRANGLYDRFGLRRVYYSAFSPIPDASAVLPLQRPPLMREHRLYQSDWLMRFYGFAPQEVVDAAQADGMLPLDIDPKLAWALKHRGQFPVDVNRAPKEMLWRVPGLGTKAVKAILKARRWRRLRLEDVGRLTVSIAKIRPFLIADGWTPGALTDLEHLRASVAPKTEQLELFA; this is encoded by the coding sequence ATGACCCAATTACAAGTGACCGAGAAGCTCGCCATCTTGGCGGATGCCGCCAAATATGACGCGTCCTGCGCCTCTTCAGGAACCGTAAAACGGTCCAGCTCCAAATCGGGCGGGATCGGATCGACCGAAGGCATGGGCATCTGCCATGCCTATGCCCCCGACGGGCGGTGCATATCGCTGCTGAAGATTTTGCTGACCAACAGCTGCATCTTCGACTGCCATTATTGCATCAACCGCAAAAGCTCCAACGTCCGCCGCGCACGCTTCACACCCAAGGAAGTCGTCGACCTCACGCTCAACTTTTATAAGCGCAATTATATCGAAGGGCTGTTTCTTTCGTCGGGGATCATCAAAAGCTCCAACTATACGATGGAGCAGATTGTCGAAGTCGCGCGCAGCTTGCGGGAGGATCATGACTTTCGCGGCTATATCCATTTGAAGACCATTCCAGATGCCGACCCCGAATTTCTGGAGGCGGCGGGGCGGCATGCCGACCGTCTGTCGATCAATGTGGAATTGCCGACGCGCGAAGGGCTGAACCGCCTTGCCCCCGAAAAGTCCGAGGAGCGCATCGAAGGGGCAATGGGCGGGTTGAAGACGTCGATCCTAGATGGCCGCGATGCCAAGAAGAAATACCGCAGCGCGCCGAACTTTGCCCCAGCCGGTCAATCGACGCAGATGATCGTCGGGGCTGACGCCGCGACCGACAGCGATATCGTCCGCCGCGCCAACGGGTTGTACGACCGCTTCGGCCTGCGCCGCGTCTATTATTCGGCATTCAGCCCAATCCCCGACGCGAGCGCGGTCCTGCCCCTGCAACGCCCGCCGCTGATGCGCGAACACCGGCTGTACCAGTCGGACTGGCTGATGCGTTTTTATGGTTTTGCCCCGCAAGAGGTCGTCGATGCGGCGCAAGCCGATGGCATGTTGCCGCTTGATATCGATCCGAAGCTTGCCTGGGCGCTGAAGCATCGCGGGCAGTTCCCGGTCGACGTCAACCGCGCGCCGAAGGAGATGCTGTGGCGGGTGCCGGGGCTCGGGACGAAGGCAGTGAAGGCGATCCTGAAGGCGCGCCGCTGGCGGAGGCTGCGGCTGGAGGATGTGGGGCGGTTGACGGTGTCGATCGCGAAAATCCGGCCTTTCCTGATTGCGGATGGCTGGACGCCGGGGGCGCTTACCGATCTTGAACATTTGCGCGCCAGCGTTGCCCCCAAGACGGAGCAGTTGGAGCTGTTCGCATGA
- a CDS encoding ligase-associated DNA damage response exonuclease, with translation MPRTAAQHWIEPHPHGIFVRPADMWIDPSQAVERALVTHGHADHARSGHGTVWATPETLAIMALRYGTEMGTPVPYGDGFEANGVKISFHPAGHVLGSAQILLEHAGERVIVTGDYKRRHDPTCAAFEPVACDVLITEATFGLPVFNHPPIEDEIRKLLDARDAHLDGCVVVGAYALGKAQRVIAELRRAGYDAPVYIHGAMQKMCDLYEAHGVPLGELIPATGLAKGELRGGIVVAPPSALNDRWARRLPEPVTAMASGWMRVRQRARQRNVELPLVISDHADWNELTETLLELRPSETWITHGRTDALGRWCELHQLKAHALDLVGREDEDEG, from the coding sequence ATCCCCCGCACCGCCGCCCAGCACTGGATAGAACCGCACCCGCACGGCATCTTCGTTCGCCCTGCCGACATGTGGATTGACCCGTCGCAGGCGGTGGAGCGCGCTCTTGTGACGCACGGCCATGCCGACCATGCGCGCAGCGGCCATGGCACGGTCTGGGCTACGCCGGAAACGCTAGCCATCATGGCGCTGCGCTACGGCACTGAAATGGGAACGCCCGTGCCCTATGGCGATGGGTTTGAGGCCAATGGCGTAAAGATTAGCTTCCATCCCGCCGGTCATGTGCTGGGTTCGGCGCAGATCCTGCTCGAACATGCAGGCGAACGCGTCATTGTCACGGGTGACTATAAGCGACGGCATGACCCGACTTGCGCGGCCTTTGAACCTGTCGCCTGCGATGTGCTAATTACCGAAGCAACATTTGGTCTGCCGGTGTTCAACCATCCGCCGATCGAAGACGAAATCCGAAAGCTGCTCGATGCCCGCGACGCCCATCTGGATGGCTGCGTTGTCGTGGGGGCCTATGCCTTGGGCAAGGCGCAACGGGTCATCGCCGAACTTCGACGGGCGGGATATGACGCACCCGTCTATATTCATGGCGCGATGCAGAAAATGTGCGACCTGTATGAGGCGCATGGCGTGCCTTTGGGCGAGCTGATCCCCGCCACGGGTTTGGCCAAGGGCGAATTGCGGGGCGGAATCGTGGTGGCCCCGCCATCCGCGCTGAACGACCGCTGGGCGCGCCGTCTGCCCGAACCTGTGACCGCCATGGCGTCGGGCTGGATGCGTGTGCGCCAGCGCGCGCGGCAACGTAATGTCGAGTTGCCGCTGGTGATTTCCGACCATGCCGACTGGAACGAACTGACGGAGACCTTGCTCGAACTGCGGCCTTCCGAAACATGGATCACCCATGGCCGGACCGATGCGCTGGGCCGTTGGTGCGAACTGCACCAGTTAAAGGCGCACGCGCTCGATCTGGTCGGGCGCGAAGATGAGGATGAAGGCTGA